The following proteins come from a genomic window of Heyndrickxia acidicola:
- a CDS encoding ArsR/SmtB family transcription factor, whose protein sequence is MINDEQAVEIFKALSNQIRVNILQMLKEPDNNFSPQAHVIKEKGFDGGVCVSDIRSKVGLSQSTTSQYLSLLLQSGLVEMKRIGQWTYYRRNEETIKQFEKYIGLKI, encoded by the coding sequence ATGATAAACGACGAACAGGCAGTTGAAATTTTCAAGGCTCTATCAAATCAAATAAGAGTAAATATTCTGCAAATGTTAAAAGAACCTGATAATAATTTTTCCCCGCAGGCCCATGTCATCAAAGAAAAAGGCTTTGATGGCGGGGTTTGTGTTAGTGATATTCGCAGCAAAGTAGGACTATCACAGTCCACTACCTCCCAGTATTTGTCTCTATTATTGCAAAGCGGGCTGGTGGAAATGAAACGAATCGGACAATGGACTTATTATCGACGCAATGAGGAAACCATTAAACAGTTTGAAAAATATATAGGCTTAAAAATATAA